The Anolis sagrei isolate rAnoSag1 chromosome Y, rAnoSag1.mat, whole genome shotgun sequence genome contains a region encoding:
- the LOC132782149 gene encoding NF-kappa-B inhibitor beta, with protein MAYLQGQVAQSGPRSPKRADSTSGGDDWCDSGLGSLSEGQEDGTFVVAQSDVEMGPGDCQAMTSDPRVSHKTLAEEDEDQERLDSAIGDSLGGEEEDVSGIAEGVQAVRLEEGRGEEGPTAVAVTPEAWLHHVLGFVTEDGDTALHLAVIHEHEAFLDSILQFTQGTDYLDIQNDLGQTALHIAVILGASDFVGKLVSAGAGLCVQEKGGHTALHLACREGQRECAQQLLAPALGQRPCEGNSSRAQLDCTNYDGFTPLHLAVLRKDVNMVGLLISGGADLNKPELSCGRSPLHLAVEAQSPEMVEHLLRAGANPEARMYVGYTPMYSAIHRPNEKITQLLRAFGSEEPDWDSEESLDSNSEEEYDDIVINRGH; from the exons ATGGCCTATCTGCAGGGGCAAGTGGCCCAGAGTGGGCCCAGGTCGCCCAAACGAGCTGACTCGACTTCTGGAGGGGACGACTGGTGTGACAGTGGGCTGGGCTCCCTCAGCGAAGGACAGGAAGATGGCACATTTGTGGTTGCCCAGAGCGACGTGGAGATGGGTCCTGGAGACTGTCAAGCCATGACCTCGGACCCTAGGGTCTCCCACAAAACCCTGGCCGAAGAAGACGAGGACCAGGAGCGGCTGGACTCGGCCATTGGGGATTCCTTGGGTGGTGAAGAGGAGGATGTGAGTGGCATCGCGGAAGGCGTCCAGGCCGTGCGCcttgaggaaggaagaggagaagaagggccCACTGCAGTGGCGGTGACCCCCGAGGCCTGGCTCCACCATGTCCTGGGCTTTGTGACCGAAGATGGAGATAC AGCTCTCCACTTGGCTGTCATTCATGAACATGAGGCTTTCCTGGACTCCATCCTTCAGTTCACGCAAGGGACGGATTACCTGGACATTCAGAATGATCTTGGACAG ACGGCGCTCCACATCGCAGTCATCCTGGGGGCTTCTGATTTCGTGGGCAAGCTGGTCTCAGCGGGAGCCGGCCTTTGTGTGCAGGAGAAAGGCGGCCACACAGCACTGCACTTGGCCTGTCGGGAAGGGCAGCGGGAATGTGCCCAGCAACTCCTGGCACCTGCTCTGGGGCAAAGGCCTTGCGAAGGGAACAGTTCGCGGGCCCAGCTGGACTGCACCAACTAcgatg GCTTCACCCCTTTGCATCTTGCAGTCTTGAGGAAAGATGTGAACATGGTCGGTCTCTTGATCTCTGGGGGAGCAGATCTCAACAAACCG GAACTGAGTTGTGGCCGGAGCCCCCTTCACCTGGCCGTGGAGGCACAGAGTCCCGAAATGGTGGAGCACCTGCTGCGTGCCGGAGCCAACCCTGAAGCCCGGATGTATGTCGGCTACACCCCCATGTACAGCGCCATCCACCGGCCCAATGAAAAAATCACACAGCTTTTGCGGGCCTTTGGCTCGGAGGAGCCCGATTGGGACTCAGAGGAGAGTCTGGACAGCAATAGCGAG GAGGAGTACGACGACATCGTCATCAACCGCGGGCACTAG
- the LOC132782148 gene encoding NAD-dependent protein deacetylase sirtuin-2 isoform X1, protein MESREGSLCYAPSVTEPGAAADAAAAASSATNEADATAEREAASGSSGSDSDDEGGASGLTEMEFLRNLLSRTLNLGSEKPEKVLDELTLEGVSRYMLTDKCKNVVFMVGAGISTAAGIPDFRSPGTGLYANLQQYNLPYPEAIFEINYFKKHPEPFFALARELYPGQFKPTVCHYFMRLLKEKGLLLRCYTQNIDTLERVAGLDHEDLVEAHGTFYTSHCISPTCKKMYSLEWMKEKIFSSLIPKCEKCQSVVKPDIVFFGENLPSRFFSLMQSDFQNVDLLIIMGTSLQVQPFASLVARVPTNTPRLLINKEKTGESDPFMSLMGFGCGMDFESEKAYRDVAWLGDCDDGCYALAELLGWKKELEDLVKREHASIDAKSGPAVGDGASASRPQVKDHQQKPSPKKEKPPHHQDE, encoded by the exons ATGGAAAGCCGGGAAG GGTCCCTTTGTTATGCTCCTTCTGTCACAGAACCCGGAGCTGCCGCtgacgccgccgccgccgcctcctccgccaCAAACGAAGCCGATGCGACCGCAGAGAGGGAAGCAGCGTCCGGCTCCTCG gGTTCCGATTCTGATGACGAAGGTGGGGCTTCTGGATTGACCGAAA TGGAGTTTTTGCGAAACCTCTTGTCCCGGACATTAAATTTGGGCAGCGAGAAGCCTGAAAAAGTGCTAGATGAGCTGACCTTGGAGGGAGTGAGCAGATACATGCTGACTGACAAAT GCAAAAATGTGGTGTTTATGGTTGGAGCAGGAATCTCGACCG CTGCTGGGATTCCAGATTTCCGCTCCCCAGGGACAGGGCTCTATGCCAATCTGCAGCAGTACAACCTGCCATACCCTGAAGCCATCTTTGAGATCAACTACTTCAAG AAACACCCAGAACCATTTTTTGCTTTGGCCCGGGAGCTGTACCCAGGACAGTTCAAG CCCACGGTTTGTCACTACTTCATGCGCCTCCTGAAAGAGAAAGGGCTGCTGCTCCGTTGCTACACACAG AACATTGATACCTTGGAGCGGGTAGCTGGTCTGGATCATGAGGATTTGGTAGAAGCTCATGGCACCTTCTATACCTCGCACTGCATCAGCCCCACCTGCAAGAAGATGTACAGCTTGGAGTGGATGAAAG AAAAGATATTTTCTTCTCTCATCCCCAAATGTGAAAAATGTCAGAGCGTGGTGAAGCCAG ATATCGTGTTCTTTGGGGAAAATTTGCCTTCTCGGTTCTTCTCTCTGATGCAGTCA GATTTCCAGAATGTGGACTTGCTTATTATCATGGGCACTTCCCTTCAGGTCCAGCCCTTTGCCTCGCTTGTTGCCAG agTCCCCACAAACACCCCACGGCTTCTTATTAATAAAGAAAAGACAGGGGAG AGCGACCCTTTCATGTCCCTGATGGGCTTTGGCTGCGGTATGGACTTTGAATCAGAAAAGGCATACAG GGATGTGGCATGGCTCGGAGACTGTGATGACGGCTGCTATGCTTTGGCAGAGCTTTTGGGATGGAAG AAAGAGCTGGAAGACCTGGTGAAAAGGGAGCATGCAAGCATTGATGCCAAGTCAGGGCCGGCGGTTGGCGATGGGGCAAGCGCCTCCCGCCCTCAGGTGAAGGACCACCAGCAGAAGCCGTCTCCTAAGAAGGAAAAGCCTCCTCACCACCAAGATGAATGA
- the LOC132782148 gene encoding NAD-dependent protein deacetylase sirtuin-2 isoform X2, protein MESREEPGAAADAAAAASSATNEADATAEREAASGSSGSDSDDEGGASGLTEMEFLRNLLSRTLNLGSEKPEKVLDELTLEGVSRYMLTDKCKNVVFMVGAGISTAAGIPDFRSPGTGLYANLQQYNLPYPEAIFEINYFKKHPEPFFALARELYPGQFKPTVCHYFMRLLKEKGLLLRCYTQNIDTLERVAGLDHEDLVEAHGTFYTSHCISPTCKKMYSLEWMKEKIFSSLIPKCEKCQSVVKPDIVFFGENLPSRFFSLMQSDFQNVDLLIIMGTSLQVQPFASLVARVPTNTPRLLINKEKTGESDPFMSLMGFGCGMDFESEKAYRDVAWLGDCDDGCYALAELLGWKKELEDLVKREHASIDAKSGPAVGDGASASRPQVKDHQQKPSPKKEKPPHHQDE, encoded by the exons ATGGAAAGCCGGGAAG AACCCGGAGCTGCCGCtgacgccgccgccgccgcctcctccgccaCAAACGAAGCCGATGCGACCGCAGAGAGGGAAGCAGCGTCCGGCTCCTCG gGTTCCGATTCTGATGACGAAGGTGGGGCTTCTGGATTGACCGAAA TGGAGTTTTTGCGAAACCTCTTGTCCCGGACATTAAATTTGGGCAGCGAGAAGCCTGAAAAAGTGCTAGATGAGCTGACCTTGGAGGGAGTGAGCAGATACATGCTGACTGACAAAT GCAAAAATGTGGTGTTTATGGTTGGAGCAGGAATCTCGACCG CTGCTGGGATTCCAGATTTCCGCTCCCCAGGGACAGGGCTCTATGCCAATCTGCAGCAGTACAACCTGCCATACCCTGAAGCCATCTTTGAGATCAACTACTTCAAG AAACACCCAGAACCATTTTTTGCTTTGGCCCGGGAGCTGTACCCAGGACAGTTCAAG CCCACGGTTTGTCACTACTTCATGCGCCTCCTGAAAGAGAAAGGGCTGCTGCTCCGTTGCTACACACAG AACATTGATACCTTGGAGCGGGTAGCTGGTCTGGATCATGAGGATTTGGTAGAAGCTCATGGCACCTTCTATACCTCGCACTGCATCAGCCCCACCTGCAAGAAGATGTACAGCTTGGAGTGGATGAAAG AAAAGATATTTTCTTCTCTCATCCCCAAATGTGAAAAATGTCAGAGCGTGGTGAAGCCAG ATATCGTGTTCTTTGGGGAAAATTTGCCTTCTCGGTTCTTCTCTCTGATGCAGTCA GATTTCCAGAATGTGGACTTGCTTATTATCATGGGCACTTCCCTTCAGGTCCAGCCCTTTGCCTCGCTTGTTGCCAG agTCCCCACAAACACCCCACGGCTTCTTATTAATAAAGAAAAGACAGGGGAG AGCGACCCTTTCATGTCCCTGATGGGCTTTGGCTGCGGTATGGACTTTGAATCAGAAAAGGCATACAG GGATGTGGCATGGCTCGGAGACTGTGATGACGGCTGCTATGCTTTGGCAGAGCTTTTGGGATGGAAG AAAGAGCTGGAAGACCTGGTGAAAAGGGAGCATGCAAGCATTGATGCCAAGTCAGGGCCGGCGGTTGGCGATGGGGCAAGCGCCTCCCGCCCTCAGGTGAAGGACCACCAGCAGAAGCCGTCTCCTAAGAAGGAAAAGCCTCCTCACCACCAAGATGAATGA